A window of Xiphophorus hellerii strain 12219 chromosome 19, Xiphophorus_hellerii-4.1, whole genome shotgun sequence contains these coding sequences:
- the LOC116708601 gene encoding BTB/POZ domain-containing protein 6-B-like, whose protein sequence is MPTADCSLFHHGRIMRCLTYLLLLPETLKKSKKLPGRLPACYEILTLSLSSTKKKQQKEEKTTKMAAELFSAAGPNSTSLANGTTVADAEKAKEAVCLANSGGGNTGGLSSGSAASTPTSQQNINNNNVDPPSWQCSHPTLRERNALMFNNELMADIHFIVGPLGASQKIPAHKYVLAVGSSVFCAMFYGDLAEEELEIHIPDVEPAAFLILLKYLYSDEIDLEADTVLATLYAAKKYIVPALAKACVTFLETSLEAKNACVLLSQSRLFEEPELTQRCWEVIDAQAELALRSEGFCEIDLQTLEIILQRETLNTDEVVVFNAVMNWAVAECKRQGLGPTTRNKRDVLGKALFLVRIPTMSVEEFANGAAQSDILTLEETHNVFLWYTAAKKPMLDFPLTPRKGLSPQKCHRFQSSAYRSNQWRYRGRCDSIQFAVDKRIFIAGLGLYGSSGGKAEYAVKIELKRQGATLAQNRTKFMSDGSSSTFPVWFEHPVQVEQDTFYTVSAVLDGNELSYFGQEGMTEVQCGKVTFQFQCSSDSTNGTGVQGGQIPELVFYA, encoded by the exons ATGCCAACGGCAGACTGTAGCTTGTTCCATCATGGCCGGATCATGAGGTGTTTGACTTATCTGCTACTGCTtccagaaacactgaaaaagtcCAAGAAGCTCCCGGGGAGGCTGCCGGCATGTTATGAGATCCTGACTTTATCCCTGTCGAGCAccaagaagaagcagcagaaggaggagaagaCGACGAAGATGGCTGCGGAGTTGTTCTCTGCCGCCGGTCCCAACAGCACCAGCCTGGCCAACGGCACCACGGTGGCGGATGCGGAGAAGGCTAAGGAGGCGGTGTGCCTGGCGAACAGCGGCGGCGGCAACACCGGCGGCCTGAGCAGCGGCAGCGCGGCCAGCACTCCGACCAGCCAGCagaacatcaacaacaacaacgtaGATCCACCCAGCTGGCAATGCAGCCACCCCACACTCAGAGAGAG GAATGCCTTGATGTTTAACAATGAGCTGATGGCTGACATTCACTTCATCGTGGGGCCCCTGGGGGCGTCACAGAAAATACCTGCTCACAAG TACGTCCTGGCCGTGGGAAGCTCCGTCTTCTGCGCCATGTTTTACGGCGATTTGGCCGAGGAGGAGTTGGAAATCCATATCCCAGATGTGGAACCTGCTGCTTTTCTAATTCTGCTGAA ATACTTGTACAGCGACGAGATTGACCTGGAGGCAGACACGGTGCTGGCCACTCTGTACGCCGCCAAGAAGTACATCGTCCCAGCGTTGGCCAAGGCCTGCGTCACCTTCCTGGAGACGAGCCTGGAGGCCAAAAACGCCTGTGTACTGCTCTCCCAGAGCCGGCTGTTTGAGGAGCCGGAGCTGACGCAGCGCTGCTGGGAGGTCATCGACGCCCAGGCCGAGCTGGCGCTGCGCTCGGAGGGATTTTGCGAGATCGACCTGCAGACGCTGGAAATTATCCTGCAGAGGGAGACGCTCAACACGGACGAGGTGGTGGTATTCAACGCGGTCATGAACTGGGCTGTGGCAGAATGCAAAAGGCAGGGTCTGGGGCCCACCACACGCAACAAGAGAGACGTCCTGGGAAAGGCACTGTTCCTGGTGCGGATTCCCACCATGAGCGTGGAGGAGTTCGCCAACGGAGCAGCGCAGTCCGACATCCTGACCCTGGAGGAGACGCACAACGTCTTCCTGTGGTACACGGCGGCCAAGAAGCCCATGTTGGACTTCCCCCTGACGCCGAGAAAGGGCCTGTCCCCACAGAAGTGCCACCGCTTCCAGTCGTCCGCCTACCGCAGCAACCAGTGGCGCTACCGGGGCCGATGCGACAGCATCCAGTTCGCCGTGGACAAGAGGATCTTCATCGCCGGACTGGGACTGTATGGGTCGAGCGGCGGCAAGGCCGAGTATGCCGTGAAGATCGAGCTCAAGAGGCAGGGGGCGACCCTGGCTCAGAACCGCACCAAGTTCATGTCGGACGGTTCCAGCAGCACGTTCCCCGTGTGGTTCGAGCATCCCGTCCAGGTGGAGCAGGACACGTTCTACACAGTCAGCGCAGTGTTAGATGGGAACGAGCTGAGCTACTTCGGTCAGGAGGGCATGACGGAGGTGCAATGTGGGAAGGTGACTTTTCAGTTCCAGTGCTCCTCGGACAGCACCAACGGGACAGGAGTGCAGGGAGGGCAGATCCCAGAGCTGGTGTTCTACGCCTGA